Proteins found in one Promicromonospora sukumoe genomic segment:
- a CDS encoding MFS transporter yields MTSSPRTGALGFWADLPQDGRWLLSTVVVQFFGRGLTLPFTIIYLHEVRGFSLALSGALMGLIAVVGVLVTGPAGALVDRYGARRIMLTGLFFAVAGYSVLAFATTPAVAALGLALFGVQLGVGWPSVNALVATVVEGDLRQRYYGVNFALLNLGVGVGGVVGGLVVDVDRPGTFVMAFLVNAATFLLPVVVLLGPLRHLHGRVDRPHDADAGGESYLAILRRPEVLWLAALGLLAAFVGYGQMEGGFPAFARQIAEVSTRAIGFAFVVNTVVIVALQFWVMNRVRGRRRTRVLALMAVVWAAAWLLLGVTGLMPGGLTAVVIVLAFHAVFGLGETLMQSVLPALTNDMAPAHLRGRYNAIGSGSFQAGTIAGPVVAGVLLEHGWAGAFIGVVVAGCAGIAATSYAVGRRITPEVNGIEPAAAPTPEASPPSAPGLPATPAATSSAPAPTGTSTGTPSTTSS; encoded by the coding sequence GTGACATCCTCTCCCCGTACCGGCGCCCTGGGATTCTGGGCGGACCTGCCGCAGGACGGCCGCTGGCTGCTGTCCACCGTGGTGGTGCAGTTCTTCGGCCGTGGCCTGACGCTTCCCTTCACGATCATCTACCTGCACGAGGTGCGCGGGTTCTCGCTCGCCCTGTCCGGCGCGCTCATGGGCCTGATCGCCGTGGTCGGCGTGCTCGTGACCGGCCCCGCCGGCGCCCTGGTGGACCGGTACGGCGCCCGCCGGATCATGCTCACCGGCCTGTTCTTCGCGGTCGCGGGCTACTCGGTGCTGGCCTTCGCCACGACGCCCGCTGTCGCGGCGCTCGGGCTCGCGCTGTTCGGCGTGCAGCTCGGCGTCGGCTGGCCGTCCGTGAACGCGCTGGTCGCCACGGTGGTCGAGGGCGACCTGCGGCAGCGGTACTACGGCGTGAACTTCGCACTGCTCAACCTCGGCGTCGGCGTCGGCGGTGTGGTGGGCGGCCTCGTGGTCGACGTCGACCGGCCCGGCACCTTCGTGATGGCGTTCCTGGTCAACGCCGCGACGTTCCTGCTGCCCGTCGTCGTGCTGCTCGGGCCGCTGCGGCACCTGCACGGCCGCGTGGACCGGCCGCACGACGCCGACGCGGGCGGCGAGAGCTACCTCGCGATCCTGCGCCGGCCCGAGGTGCTGTGGCTCGCCGCGCTCGGGCTGCTCGCGGCGTTCGTGGGCTACGGGCAGATGGAGGGCGGCTTCCCGGCCTTCGCGCGGCAGATCGCGGAGGTCTCCACACGCGCCATCGGGTTCGCGTTCGTGGTCAACACGGTGGTCATCGTGGCGCTCCAGTTCTGGGTGATGAACCGCGTGCGCGGACGACGGCGGACGCGCGTGCTGGCGCTCATGGCCGTCGTGTGGGCGGCGGCCTGGCTGCTGCTCGGTGTGACGGGGCTGATGCCCGGCGGCCTGACCGCCGTCGTGATCGTGCTGGCGTTCCACGCTGTGTTCGGCCTGGGGGAGACCCTCATGCAGTCGGTGCTGCCCGCGCTGACCAACGACATGGCGCCCGCGCACCTGCGCGGCCGGTACAACGCGATCGGGTCGGGCTCGTTCCAGGCCGGGACGATCGCCGGGCCCGTGGTGGCGGGCGTGCTGCTGGAGCACGGCTGGGCGGGGGCCTTCATCGGCGTGGTGGTGGCCGGGTGCGCGGGGATCGCGGCGACGTCGTACGCCGTCGGACGCCGGATCACGCCGGAGGTCAACGGGATCGAGCCGGCCGCGGCGCCGACACCGGAGGCATCCCCGCCGTCGGCCCCGGGCCTGCCTGCGACGCCGGCCGCGACGTCGTCTGCCCCGGCGCCGACCGGGACGTCGACCGGGACGCCGTCGACGACGTCGTCCTGA
- a CDS encoding YciI family protein has protein sequence MKYLILMQINPTVLEQLTPEQSKLVQDGHEAFMAHIKERGEFVGTQALADPSQSKVVRSVAGTPQTSDGPFAEAKEFLGGFYLVDVEDEARVLELARMIPDTSIDGLAVEVRPVMFSDLGDS, from the coding sequence ATGAAGTACCTGATCCTGATGCAGATCAACCCGACCGTCCTCGAACAGCTCACGCCGGAGCAGAGCAAGCTGGTCCAGGACGGGCACGAGGCGTTCATGGCGCACATCAAGGAGCGCGGCGAGTTCGTCGGCACACAGGCGCTGGCCGACCCGAGCCAGAGCAAGGTGGTGCGGTCCGTCGCGGGGACGCCGCAGACCAGCGACGGGCCGTTCGCCGAGGCCAAGGAGTTCCTGGGCGGCTTCTACCTGGTCGACGTCGAGGACGAGGCGCGGGTCCTGGAGCTCGCCCGCATGATCCCGGACACGTCGATCGACGGGCTGGCCGTCGAGGTGCGGCCCGTGATGTTCAGCGACCTCGGGGACTCGTGA
- a CDS encoding S8 family serine peptidase codes for MRSPTRRGLSAATRAAAAVAATALVAAMATTAHANTEPTSGSGPASGGTTSDGGNTAGTAPQTPALADGRTTVTLVTGDVVDVTATDGGALTIGVEPADGGAVRTQQVGDHLYVVPDAALPYLAAGTLDRRLFDVTALLEMQYDDETVAATPLILEHTRAAARSAATELPGAKRTLDLPSIDASAVDASKKKASAFWSAVAAPEAGSARSARGAADDTGTFAGDVEKIWLDGKAESTLDHSTAQIGAPEAWAAGFDGTGASVAVLDTGIDATHPDVADQIDEAESFVPGQAVDDDQQGHGTHVASTVLGTGAASEGLYKGVAPGADLLVGKVLDNDGYGQDSWIIAGMEWGAANADVVSMSLGDSSLNDGTDPMAQALNVLSEETGALFVVAAGNSYAEGSLGSPGTADAALTVGAVDDADVRADFSSYGPRVGDHAIKPDLTAPGVGIVAARSQQSGGTGWYVSMNGTSMATPHVAGAAAIVKGAHPELTGAQLKEALVSSAADIDAPAYEVGTGRLDVPAALDGVDASGGGFLGFYDWPHDGDEPASSTVTYTNSTDADVTLALSTDVTGPDGAASDLMTLSASEVVVPAGGTADVTVTADADDAGLPGKYSGAVVGTDASGEIAVRTATALIKEEERYGLDITALDRSGKPATGYVDFYRYGDQFVATLPIDPATGEVPTQRLLPGVYSATAFLDVEGSNGAGSTGIALVGDPQVVISDADQELVLDASTADELTLRTPRASDVSYRRFQFFNDSGIGGLYSTFGATYAIPADVDSFYAAPTGTVDSADFDFAVRWRATEPALDVTAWAPLPVGFDPVYQSGSARLDGRVSLRAVAAGTGTADEYAGVRAQGKAVLVTRDDAVSAEEREAAAQAAGAALLVVVNDRPGSLVEPVTQGDLPVVSVSSAQGAKLLRAAAKGWLTLTGKAVEFPTYLYDVSKSWPGAIPAELALAPSTRQLATVESRYNDTEERLAVDDRADCRDYQWPPCLSVMVLQPTASERTDYVSTYDDVTWYENVNHESGWEQRGVNQAYEARSTTVRDWFAPVAAPRTGDGYWGPWHGGDWFAVNVSTAGGKDGLTGGFGWGETPVTSRLYQGDTLVRENIGQAVQRTVPAVDGLQTYRFEIDTDAADDAHRYSTSTRTSWTFVADQADEAVPGENGTPLPLVQLDYDVDTALDGTVRAGSTVPFAVEPYTVPGAPRAGTVKGATLEVSYDGGSSWSAVSLSRDGDRWKANLRIPSRGADLVSLRATARDDAGNSVKQEVTSAFGIAGKR; via the coding sequence ATGAGATCCCCCACTCGGCGCGGGCTGTCGGCCGCCACCCGGGCCGCCGCGGCCGTCGCCGCGACCGCCCTGGTCGCCGCCATGGCCACCACGGCGCACGCGAACACCGAACCCACGTCCGGCTCCGGGCCCGCCTCCGGCGGCACGACGTCGGACGGCGGCAACACCGCCGGCACCGCGCCGCAGACCCCCGCGCTGGCCGACGGCCGCACCACCGTCACGCTGGTGACCGGCGACGTCGTGGACGTCACCGCCACCGACGGCGGCGCGCTGACCATCGGCGTCGAGCCGGCCGACGGCGGCGCCGTCCGCACCCAGCAGGTGGGCGACCACCTCTACGTGGTGCCCGACGCCGCGCTGCCGTACCTGGCCGCGGGCACGCTGGACCGCCGGCTGTTCGACGTCACCGCGCTGCTGGAGATGCAGTACGACGACGAGACCGTGGCCGCCACGCCGCTGATCCTGGAGCACACCCGGGCCGCCGCGCGCTCCGCCGCGACCGAGCTGCCGGGGGCGAAGCGCACGCTCGACCTGCCGAGCATCGACGCCTCCGCCGTGGACGCGAGCAAGAAGAAGGCGTCGGCGTTCTGGTCGGCGGTCGCGGCACCCGAGGCCGGCTCGGCCCGGTCCGCGCGCGGCGCGGCCGACGACACCGGCACGTTCGCGGGCGACGTCGAGAAGATCTGGCTGGACGGCAAGGCGGAGTCCACGCTGGACCACAGCACGGCGCAGATCGGCGCGCCCGAGGCGTGGGCCGCGGGCTTCGACGGCACGGGCGCCTCCGTGGCCGTGCTCGACACCGGCATCGACGCCACGCACCCCGACGTCGCGGACCAGATCGACGAGGCGGAGTCGTTCGTGCCCGGCCAGGCGGTCGACGACGACCAGCAGGGGCACGGCACGCACGTGGCCTCCACGGTGCTCGGCACGGGCGCCGCGAGCGAGGGCCTCTACAAGGGCGTCGCCCCGGGCGCCGACCTGCTGGTCGGCAAGGTGCTCGACAACGACGGCTACGGCCAGGACTCCTGGATCATCGCGGGCATGGAGTGGGGCGCCGCGAACGCGGACGTCGTCTCCATGAGCCTCGGCGACTCCAGCCTGAACGACGGCACCGACCCCATGGCGCAGGCGCTGAACGTGCTGAGCGAGGAGACGGGCGCGCTGTTCGTCGTCGCGGCCGGCAACAGCTACGCGGAGGGTTCGCTCGGCAGCCCGGGCACGGCGGACGCCGCCCTCACGGTCGGCGCGGTGGACGACGCCGACGTGCGCGCCGACTTCTCCAGCTACGGCCCGCGCGTGGGCGACCACGCGATCAAGCCCGACCTGACGGCGCCCGGCGTCGGCATCGTCGCGGCCCGCTCGCAGCAGTCGGGCGGCACCGGCTGGTACGTGTCGATGAACGGCACCTCCATGGCGACCCCGCACGTCGCGGGCGCCGCGGCGATCGTCAAGGGCGCGCACCCGGAGCTCACGGGCGCCCAGCTCAAGGAGGCTCTGGTCTCCTCCGCGGCCGACATCGACGCCCCCGCGTACGAGGTGGGCACGGGCCGCCTGGACGTCCCGGCCGCGCTCGACGGCGTGGACGCGTCCGGCGGCGGGTTCCTCGGCTTCTACGACTGGCCGCACGACGGCGACGAGCCGGCGAGCAGCACCGTCACCTACACCAACTCCACGGACGCCGACGTCACGCTCGCGCTGAGCACCGACGTCACCGGGCCCGACGGCGCGGCGAGCGACCTGATGACCCTGTCCGCCTCCGAGGTGGTGGTCCCGGCGGGCGGCACGGCCGACGTCACGGTCACGGCCGACGCCGACGACGCCGGGCTGCCCGGCAAGTACAGCGGCGCCGTCGTCGGGACGGACGCCTCCGGCGAGATCGCCGTCCGCACGGCGACCGCGCTGATCAAGGAGGAGGAGCGGTACGGCCTCGACATCACGGCGCTCGACCGGTCGGGGAAGCCGGCCACCGGGTACGTGGACTTCTACCGCTACGGCGACCAGTTCGTCGCCACCCTGCCGATCGACCCGGCCACGGGCGAGGTGCCGACGCAGCGTCTGCTGCCCGGCGTCTACTCCGCGACGGCGTTCCTCGACGTCGAGGGCTCCAACGGCGCCGGGTCCACCGGCATCGCCCTGGTCGGCGACCCGCAGGTCGTGATCTCGGACGCCGACCAGGAGCTCGTGCTGGACGCGAGCACGGCCGACGAGCTGACGCTGCGGACGCCCCGCGCGAGCGACGTCTCGTACCGCCGGTTCCAGTTCTTCAACGACTCCGGCATCGGCGGCCTGTACTCGACGTTCGGCGCCACGTACGCGATCCCGGCCGACGTCGACTCGTTCTACGCCGCGCCCACGGGCACCGTGGACAGCGCCGACTTCGACTTCGCCGTGCGCTGGCGGGCCACCGAGCCGGCCCTCGACGTGACGGCCTGGGCTCCCCTGCCCGTCGGATTCGACCCGGTCTACCAGTCCGGTTCCGCGCGGCTCGACGGCCGCGTCTCGCTGCGGGCCGTCGCGGCCGGCACGGGGACGGCGGACGAGTACGCGGGCGTCCGCGCCCAGGGCAAGGCCGTGCTCGTGACCCGGGACGACGCCGTCTCCGCCGAGGAGCGGGAGGCCGCCGCCCAGGCGGCCGGCGCCGCGCTGCTCGTGGTGGTGAACGATCGTCCGGGGTCCCTGGTCGAGCCCGTCACGCAGGGTGACCTGCCGGTCGTCTCGGTGTCGTCCGCCCAGGGCGCCAAGCTCCTGAGGGCCGCCGCCAAGGGCTGGCTCACGCTGACCGGCAAGGCCGTGGAGTTCCCGACGTACCTGTACGACGTGTCCAAGAGCTGGCCCGGCGCGATCCCCGCCGAGCTCGCCCTGGCGCCGTCGACGCGGCAGCTCGCGACAGTGGAGAGCCGGTACAACGACACCGAGGAGCGGCTCGCCGTCGACGACCGCGCCGACTGCCGCGACTACCAGTGGCCGCCGTGCCTGAGCGTCATGGTGCTGCAGCCCACGGCGTCCGAGCGGACCGACTACGTCTCCACCTACGACGACGTCACCTGGTACGAGAACGTGAACCACGAGAGCGGCTGGGAGCAGCGCGGCGTCAACCAGGCGTACGAGGCGCGCAGCACCACGGTGCGCGACTGGTTCGCTCCCGTGGCGGCGCCTCGCACGGGCGACGGCTACTGGGGCCCGTGGCACGGCGGCGACTGGTTCGCCGTGAACGTGTCCACCGCGGGTGGCAAGGACGGCCTGACCGGCGGGTTCGGCTGGGGCGAGACCCCGGTGACCTCCCGCCTCTACCAGGGCGACACGCTGGTGCGGGAGAACATCGGCCAGGCGGTCCAGCGGACGGTCCCCGCGGTCGACGGGCTCCAGACGTACCGGTTCGAGATCGACACCGACGCCGCCGACGACGCGCACCGGTACTCGACGAGCACCCGCACGTCGTGGACCTTCGTGGCCGACCAGGCCGACGAGGCCGTGCCCGGCGAGAACGGCACGCCGCTCCCGCTGGTCCAGCTCGACTACGACGTCGACACGGCGCTGGACGGCACCGTCCGGGCCGGCTCGACCGTGCCGTTCGCCGTCGAGCCGTACACGGTCCCGGGCGCTCCGCGGGCCGGCACCGTCAAGGGGGCGACGCTGGAGGTCAGCTACGACGGCGGCTCGTCGTGGTCTGCCGTCTCCCTGAGCCGGGACGGCGACCGCTGGAAGGCGAACCTGCGCATCCCGTCGCGCGGCGCCGACCTGGTCTCGCTGCGGGCGACCGCCCGCGACGACGCCGGCAACTCGGTGAAGCAGGAGGTCACGTCGGCCTTCGGCATCGCGGGCAAGAGGTAG
- a CDS encoding TetR/AcrR family transcriptional regulator C-terminal domain-containing protein, which translates to MSTSSQQAGSPYRQIAGELRARILAGDLRPGDRVPSVRQIAQRWGVAVATATRVTAVLRDEGLVEARVGSGTVVSALAGREPAGRAVTERATASASAVPVAHRGTGPAGGATSDQGLSRDHLVRAAIEIADTEGLEAVSMRRLAAQLGVGPMSLYRHVANKDELLVAMADRAFGEIDLPRTGPEGWRARLELMARRQWQLCRTHLWLSRTVSFTRPLLVPNMMAQTEWTLRALDGLGLPPTVRMREALALHGLVVTAALSLADEVEAEQDSGVTLDRWHAEQGVRADELLRSGRFPLLASVPGGVARDVDGLFEYSLARHLDGFAALVGDR; encoded by the coding sequence ATGTCCACGTCGTCGCAGCAGGCCGGGTCGCCGTACCGGCAGATCGCCGGGGAGCTGCGCGCCCGGATTCTCGCGGGCGACCTGCGCCCGGGAGACCGGGTGCCGTCCGTGCGCCAGATCGCCCAGCGGTGGGGCGTCGCGGTCGCGACGGCGACCCGTGTGACCGCCGTCCTGCGTGACGAGGGGCTGGTCGAGGCGCGGGTCGGCTCCGGCACGGTGGTCAGCGCGCTGGCCGGGCGCGAGCCGGCCGGGCGGGCGGTCACGGAGCGGGCGACGGCGAGTGCTTCAGCGGTGCCGGTGGCGCACCGGGGGACAGGGCCGGCGGGCGGAGCGACGTCGGACCAGGGGCTGAGCCGGGACCACCTGGTGCGCGCGGCGATCGAGATCGCCGACACCGAGGGGCTGGAGGCGGTCTCGATGCGGCGGCTCGCCGCGCAGCTCGGCGTCGGCCCCATGTCGCTGTACCGGCACGTGGCGAACAAAGACGAGCTGCTGGTCGCGATGGCCGACCGGGCCTTCGGCGAGATCGACCTGCCCCGGACCGGGCCCGAGGGCTGGCGGGCCCGGCTGGAGCTGATGGCCCGCAGGCAGTGGCAGCTCTGCCGCACGCACCTCTGGCTGTCCCGGACGGTCTCGTTCACCCGTCCGCTCCTGGTGCCGAACATGATGGCGCAGACCGAGTGGACGCTCCGTGCGCTCGACGGGCTCGGGCTGCCGCCGACGGTCCGGATGCGGGAGGCGCTCGCGCTGCACGGGCTGGTCGTGACCGCCGCGCTGTCCCTGGCGGACGAGGTCGAGGCGGAGCAGGACAGCGGCGTCACGCTCGACCGGTGGCACGCGGAGCAGGGCGTCCGGGCGGACGAGCTGCTCCGCTCCGGACGGTTCCCGCTGCTCGCGTCGGTGCCCGGAGGGGTGGCGCGGGACGTCGACGGGCTGTTCGAGTACAGCCTGGCGCGGCACCTGGACGGCTTCGCGGCGCTGGTGGGTGACCGCTAG
- a CDS encoding TetR/AcrR family transcriptional regulator has product MEVNGSRKRETYHHGALREELVEACVRLIEAEGIAAVSLRRVAREAGVSPGAPYHHFADRAALLSAISARGFELLTQDLLSAVGPPGTTSGGDEVSRTVAAYVAFARRQPGHFQVMFRPELSEPEKHPAVQEAGDAALQVLTDLVGRLGVTDPHALGLTLWATGHGLAALALDGLLAQKAETWGTDPDELLARAVGQVGRSVDALTGTGAETGRSTPPSA; this is encoded by the coding sequence ATGGAGGTCAACGGGTCGCGCAAGCGGGAGACGTATCACCACGGCGCGCTGCGCGAGGAGCTGGTCGAGGCCTGCGTGCGGCTCATCGAGGCAGAGGGGATCGCCGCCGTGAGCCTGCGGCGCGTCGCCCGTGAGGCCGGCGTGAGCCCGGGCGCGCCCTACCACCACTTCGCGGACCGGGCGGCGCTGCTGTCCGCGATCTCGGCCCGCGGCTTCGAGCTGCTCACCCAGGACCTGCTGAGCGCGGTCGGCCCGCCGGGCACGACGTCGGGCGGCGACGAGGTCTCGCGCACGGTCGCCGCCTACGTCGCCTTCGCGCGGCGGCAGCCGGGCCACTTCCAGGTCATGTTCCGTCCCGAGCTCTCCGAGCCCGAGAAGCACCCGGCCGTGCAGGAGGCGGGCGACGCCGCGCTCCAGGTGCTGACCGACCTGGTCGGCCGGCTCGGCGTCACCGACCCGCACGCGCTCGGGCTCACCCTCTGGGCCACGGGCCACGGCCTGGCGGCGCTGGCGCTCGACGGCCTGCTCGCCCAGAAGGCCGAGACCTGGGGCACCGACCCCGACGAGCTGCTCGCCCGCGCCGTCGGCCAGGTCGGCCGGTCGGTCGACGCCCTCACCGGGACCGGCGCGGAGACCGGGCGGAGCACACCGCCGAGCGCCTAG
- a CDS encoding RNA polymerase sigma factor, whose product MSRGPAVGEDLLRDLAPQVLARLVRTYGTGQFDVCEDAVQDALLAAHRQWPADPPSDPLAWLVTTARRRYVDRVRADSRRRDREVREAFLAEPLSTAPAGAEPGADIGPSPADDSLLLLQLCCHPALARPAQVALTLRAVAGLTTAQIANVHQLPETTVAQRITRAKRRLAELGGDLPRPRDAAERLSPVLDVLYAMLTEAHHTTSGTPARDTDLAAEAIHLARLLRQALPADPEVAGLLALMLLTASRGPARQADDGALVPLDEQDRSRWDQALVREGVALVEATVPGAAPGPYLLQACVAALHAEAADTASTDWSEILALYGVLEVVTGRQNPTITLNRIVAEAQVRGDGPALDSLADLERAHPGLPRLDAVRAHLLERQGRTTEAADAYRRAARATRNLAEQQYLQRRLRALVTGSR is encoded by the coding sequence GTGAGCCGAGGACCCGCCGTCGGCGAGGACCTGCTGCGCGACCTGGCGCCGCAGGTCCTCGCCCGGCTCGTGCGCACCTACGGCACGGGCCAGTTCGACGTGTGCGAGGACGCCGTCCAGGACGCCCTGCTCGCCGCGCACCGCCAGTGGCCGGCCGATCCGCCGTCGGACCCGCTGGCCTGGCTCGTCACCACGGCCCGACGCCGGTACGTGGACCGGGTGCGCGCCGACAGCCGGCGCCGCGACCGGGAGGTGCGCGAGGCTTTCCTGGCCGAACCGCTGAGCACCGCGCCGGCCGGTGCGGAGCCCGGCGCCGACATCGGCCCATCGCCCGCCGACGACAGCCTGCTCCTGCTCCAGCTCTGCTGCCATCCCGCGCTGGCCCGGCCCGCGCAGGTCGCGCTGACGCTGCGCGCCGTCGCCGGGCTGACCACCGCGCAGATCGCGAACGTCCACCAGCTCCCCGAGACGACCGTCGCCCAGCGCATCACGCGCGCCAAGCGGCGCCTGGCCGAGCTCGGCGGGGACCTGCCCCGGCCCCGCGACGCCGCCGAACGGCTCAGCCCCGTGCTGGACGTGCTCTACGCGATGCTGACCGAGGCCCACCACACGACGTCGGGCACGCCCGCCCGCGACACGGATCTCGCGGCGGAGGCGATCCACCTGGCCCGGCTGCTGCGCCAGGCCCTGCCGGCGGACCCGGAGGTGGCCGGGCTGCTCGCGCTCATGCTGCTCACCGCGTCGCGCGGCCCGGCACGGCAGGCCGACGACGGCGCCCTCGTGCCGCTCGACGAGCAGGACCGGAGCCGGTGGGACCAGGCGCTGGTGCGGGAGGGTGTCGCACTGGTCGAGGCTACCGTGCCGGGCGCCGCCCCGGGCCCGTACCTGCTGCAGGCCTGCGTCGCTGCCCTGCACGCCGAGGCCGCCGACACCGCCTCGACCGACTGGTCCGAGATCCTCGCGCTGTACGGGGTGCTGGAGGTCGTGACCGGGCGGCAGAACCCGACGATCACCCTGAATCGGATCGTCGCGGAGGCCCAGGTGCGCGGCGACGGCCCGGCCCTCGACTCCCTGGCCGACCTGGAGCGCGCGCACCCCGGGCTGCCCCGGCTCGACGCGGTCCGCGCGCACCTCCTGGAACGCCAGGGCCGGACGACAGAGGCAGCCGACGCGTACCGCCGGGCCGCCCGCGCGACCCGCAACCTCGCCGAGCAGCAGTACCTGCAACGGCGCCTGCGGGCCCTGGTGACCGGGTCCCGCTGA
- a CDS encoding NAD-dependent epimerase/dehydratase family protein, whose protein sequence is MSKVLVTGATGFIAGHTIEELLRNGHEVRGTVRSLRDPARVAHLRRLADAVGGRLDLVEADLARDAGWDEAATGQEYVLHMASPFPAAPPRDEAELVGPAVDGTLRVLAAAARAGVGRVVMTSSLAAVSAAASRAGDRRRTEEDWSDPDRIAPYAKSKTLAERAAWDFVADHPELELAVINPGLVLGPVQHAASGTSVSLVRRLLGREIPAVPELGFAPVDVRDVARAHRLAMEAPAAAGQRYICAGDNLWFGDIARILDDEFASQGYRVPRRRMPYLMLWTVGRFDREVRLGLDFVGSAELVSAEKAHRELGWSMRPVRETLVDTGRSLAELGLVRPRGAVRSAA, encoded by the coding sequence ATGTCGAAAGTTCTTGTCACCGGAGCCACGGGGTTCATCGCCGGGCACACGATCGAGGAGCTGCTGAGGAACGGTCATGAGGTGCGGGGGACGGTGCGCTCGCTGCGAGACCCCGCGCGGGTGGCGCACCTGCGCCGCCTGGCCGACGCGGTCGGCGGGCGCCTCGACCTCGTGGAGGCCGACCTGGCCCGGGACGCGGGCTGGGACGAGGCCGCCACCGGGCAGGAGTACGTGCTGCACATGGCGTCACCGTTCCCGGCCGCGCCGCCGCGGGACGAGGCCGAGCTGGTCGGGCCCGCCGTCGACGGCACCCTGCGGGTCCTGGCGGCGGCCGCCCGGGCCGGGGTGGGGCGCGTGGTCATGACGTCGTCCCTCGCCGCGGTGAGCGCCGCCGCCTCGCGCGCGGGCGACCGGCGGCGTACCGAGGAGGACTGGAGCGACCCGGACCGGATCGCGCCCTACGCGAAGAGCAAGACGCTGGCGGAGCGCGCGGCCTGGGACTTCGTCGCGGACCACCCCGAGCTGGAGCTCGCGGTGATCAACCCGGGGCTCGTCCTGGGGCCGGTGCAGCACGCGGCCTCCGGCACGTCGGTGTCGCTGGTGCGCAGGCTCCTCGGCCGGGAGATCCCGGCGGTCCCGGAGCTCGGCTTCGCCCCGGTCGACGTGCGCGACGTGGCACGGGCGCACCGGCTGGCCATGGAGGCGCCCGCCGCCGCCGGTCAGCGGTACATCTGCGCCGGCGACAACCTGTGGTTCGGCGACATCGCCCGGATCCTCGACGACGAGTTCGCGTCGCAGGGGTACCGCGTGCCGCGCCGCAGGATGCCGTACTTGATGCTCTGGACGGTCGGCCGGTTCGACCGGGAGGTGCGGCTCGGCCTCGACTTCGTCGGCAGCGCGGAACTCGTCAGCGCGGAGAAGGCGCACCGCGAGCTGGGCTGGAGCATGCGGCCCGTGCGGGAGACGCTGGTCGACACCGGCCGCAGCCTCGCCGAGCTAGGCCTCGTCCGGCCGCGGGGAGCGGTGCGGTCGGCGGCGTGA
- a CDS encoding FAD-dependent monooxygenase, translating into MKNRSVLISGAGIGGPTLAYWLQRYGFDVTVVERAAGPRTGGHAVDIRGTAREVAERTGIVPAVRAAHTGARGMAFVDEDNKRVATLGTDVFGDSGGPVAELPVLRTDLARILYEATRDDVEYLFGDTVVAAEQNDVGIQVRFESGAARRFDLLVGADGVRSTVRGLVFGPDEKYLRDLGCYVSLFSTTTTLAHDGWQLMHTMPAGGGRPGRTAAVYPRAEPGTALAGFFLRSAPLRYDRRDVDEQKRIVARAFEGDGWEVPHLLATIGDASDFYFDRVVQVEVDGWSRGRTVLLGDAGYCASPMSGIGTSLALVGAYVLAGELAAAAGDHRQAYAAYELRMREFVDRAHEFARRSGDNGLMPDSRAQIRMRNLSIRLLPYLPRTLVGRGMERVANAVKLPDYTALAHR; encoded by the coding sequence ATGAAGAACCGGAGCGTCCTCATCTCCGGCGCCGGGATCGGCGGACCGACCCTCGCCTACTGGCTCCAGCGGTACGGCTTCGACGTGACCGTGGTCGAGCGCGCGGCCGGCCCACGCACCGGCGGGCATGCCGTCGACATCCGCGGCACCGCCCGCGAGGTCGCCGAGCGGACCGGGATCGTGCCCGCCGTCCGCGCGGCGCACACCGGGGCGCGTGGAATGGCGTTCGTGGACGAGGACAACAAGCGCGTCGCGACCCTCGGCACCGACGTGTTCGGCGATTCGGGCGGCCCCGTGGCCGAGCTGCCCGTGCTGCGCACCGACCTCGCACGCATCCTGTACGAGGCGACACGGGACGACGTCGAGTACCTCTTCGGGGACACGGTCGTGGCCGCCGAGCAGAACGACGTCGGCATCCAGGTCCGGTTCGAGAGCGGAGCGGCCCGGCGGTTCGACCTGCTCGTCGGCGCAGACGGCGTGCGTTCCACCGTGCGCGGCCTGGTCTTCGGCCCCGACGAGAAGTACCTCCGCGACCTCGGCTGCTACGTGTCGCTCTTCAGCACCACGACGACGCTGGCGCACGACGGCTGGCAGCTCATGCACACGATGCCCGCCGGGGGCGGGCGTCCCGGGCGGACGGCCGCCGTCTACCCGCGCGCCGAACCGGGCACCGCGCTGGCCGGGTTCTTCCTGCGCTCGGCGCCGCTGCGGTACGACCGGCGCGACGTCGACGAGCAGAAGCGGATCGTGGCGCGCGCCTTCGAGGGCGACGGCTGGGAGGTCCCGCACCTGCTCGCAACGATCGGCGACGCGTCCGACTTCTACTTCGACCGCGTCGTGCAGGTCGAGGTGGACGGCTGGTCCCGCGGCCGGACGGTGCTGCTCGGCGACGCCGGCTACTGCGCCTCGCCCATGTCCGGCATCGGGACCAGCCTCGCGCTGGTCGGCGCCTACGTGCTGGCCGGCGAGCTCGCTGCCGCAGCAGGCGACCACCGGCAGGCCTACGCGGCGTACGAGCTCCGGATGCGCGAGTTCGTCGACCGCGCCCACGAGTTCGCCCGCCGGTCGGGCGACAACGGCCTGATGCCGGACTCCCGGGCGCAGATCCGGATGCGCAACCTGTCGATCCGGCTGCTGCCGTACCTGCCGCGCACCCTCGTGGGCCGGGGCATGGAACGGGTCGCCAACGCCGTGAAGCTCCCGGACTACACCGCGCTCGCGCACCGCTGA